Sequence from the Candidatus Woesearchaeota archaeon genome:
TAGAAATTGAATCTGCCCTGTTTCGGATTTGCTGCTGCAAGAACAGTTGTTCTTGCCATGAGAGTTGCCTGTATGTTTGCCTTTGAGATTGAAACAGTCTGCTGCTCAAGAGCCTCATGCATTGAGCTCCTGTCCTCATTGCTCATCTTGTCAAGTTCATCTATGCAGCATATTCCCCCGTTTGCAAGAACAAGAGCACCAGCCTCAAGAGTCCAGCCCCCCAAAAACTCATCCTTTACAACAGCAGCTGTTATTCCTGCCCCGCTCACTCCCTTTCCTGCGACATATCTTCCTTTTGGGGCTATAATTCCTACTCTTTTTAGCAGCTGGGACTTTCCTGAACCTGGATCGCCAACAAGAAGCACATGAATATCCCCCCGTGTAACCATTCCGTCTTTTCTCACCTTCTGGATTCCGCCGCAGAGCTGCAGGAGTATTGCCTCCTTTATCTCTTCGTGCCCGTATATTGACGGGGCGACTGATAAGATAAGCTTTTCATATATTTTCGGGTCTTTTGAGAGCTCAATTATCTTTTTCTCTTCCTCTTCGCTTATCTTCATTTCCTGGAATGAGCCCTCTTTTGAGGTTAGGTTGTTGGCTTCAAGCATTATGTCATATTTTGTGGATTTTTTTCCTGATTTCAGGAGCTGGGGTATCTCCTTTACCCAGCCGACAACCTGAATTTTGCTTCCAGGATTTGTCTTTTTCTCTGTTATCGGGCTTACAAGCTCGTCTTTCAGGAGAACATTTATTTTCTTTGGCTGTTCGCCGCCCTCAAGCTGCTCAGGCATCTCCTCAAGCATTAAGCCCTGCGCGTCAATTAGCTCCTTGCTCACAAGCTTGAAATTTCCCTGCTTTCCGCAGCTGCATCTTGTCGGCTCCTTGAAAACAGTGCTGCTCTGGAGCTGGGATATTATTGTTCCGCAGGCAGGGCACTCAAATTTTGCAGAGATTATCTGCGGTCTTACATCAGATTTCTGCCTGACAAGCCCCTCTACCATAATGAGCTTGTTCAGGTGTTCGCTTCTGATATTTCCTATCATTATCCTTTGGGATTCTGAAACATTGGAAAGCCTTATTTTGAGTTTTGTTTCCTTGTTGAAGTTCTCAAACTGTTCAAGGGATATCTCGCCTGCCTTGAGCGTGTCTTCTGGCTGTTCAATTAAGTCATCTGCAAGTTCGGGGTTGAATCTTGCAAGCTCTGAGAAATCAACTACAATGGATTTTTTTCCCTGGCGGTTTGCCTCAAACACTTCAGTCTGGTAGAATCGTTCAAAGAATTCCAGCCATTTCTTAACCTGCTCAGTTGCTTCCATCTTTTTTCCTCTTCTTTAATATGGTTAAATCAGGATGGTGATTTGTCCTCTTTTCCAATTCAACCCCCTAAAATAATCAAAAATAATTATGATTTACTTCTTTTTCTGCTTTACAAGCCCCTTCAGGTTTTCAATAAGCTTGTCGCATGCCTTATCTACCTGTTCCTCTGATTTTGTTCCTGTGCACACAATCTTTCCGTTGCTGAAGAGAAGGAAGGTTGCTCTCATTTCAGGAAGCTTGTAGACAAGCCCAGGGAACTGCTCTGGCTCGTATTCTGTGTTCTTTAATTTCATTGCAAGGTCATTGAGGTTCAAGTCAGCCCCGATTGAGCCGGACGCCACAATGTTCTGTATTGTGACTTCAGGGGTTATTGTGATTTTTATTCCTATTTTCTCAAGGCTCTTTATGATTTTTTTGATTGATGCATCAACCTTGTCCATTGAGCGTGCGCCTGTGCACACAATGTTTCCCGAGCTGAAGATGAGGGCAGATGTTTTTGGGTCCTTTATCCTTATCACAAGCCCCGGAAACTGCTCAGGATTGTATTCTGTGTTGCTGAGAGTTGCAGCCATCTTTTCAAGAGGAATCTCATGCTTTAATGAGCTGCTCACTACAATATTTACAACCTTTATGTCTTTCTTTTCCATTTTGTTTAAACCCCCTTTTGAAACAGATAAGTCAAAAATAATTTTTTAAATCATTTAAATACTATGAAGAATGAACTTATTTATAAACTCTTTTATTTATAAATGATTTTTTTAAAAAATAGAGTTTGCAGGTTATGTGCCCCCTTTATTTCTCATGGAATCTTATGGGCAGGGGCGTTTTAAGCCAGAATTTTGCCATTTTAGAC
This genomic interval carries:
- a CDS encoding minichromosome maintenance protein MCM: MEATEQVKKWLEFFERFYQTEVFEANRQGKKSIVVDFSELARFNPELADDLIEQPEDTLKAGEISLEQFENFNKETKLKIRLSNVSESQRIMIGNIRSEHLNKLIMVEGLVRQKSDVRPQIISAKFECPACGTIISQLQSSTVFKEPTRCSCGKQGNFKLVSKELIDAQGLMLEEMPEQLEGGEQPKKINVLLKDELVSPITEKKTNPGSKIQVVGWVKEIPQLLKSGKKSTKYDIMLEANNLTSKEGSFQEMKISEEEEKKIIELSKDPKIYEKLILSVAPSIYGHEEIKEAILLQLCGGIQKVRKDGMVTRGDIHVLLVGDPGSGKSQLLKRVGIIAPKGRYVAGKGVSGAGITAAVVKDEFLGGWTLEAGALVLANGGICCIDELDKMSNEDRSSMHEALEQQTVSISKANIQATLMARTTVLAAANPKQGRFNFYDSIAKQIDLPPTLINRFDLIFPIKDLPNKDKDQKMARYILGMHQNPDLVVEQIPTEMFRKYIAYAKQRIKPELTDGALEEIENYYVDLRSTETNADEMTRSVPISARQLEALVRLSESSAKIRLSEKVTKKDAKKAIDLLNFCLGQVATDKATGRIDIDMITTGITTTERDKLVRIKVIMASLEEKFGKTIPIDDVVLAAEQQQIGKAEVEEMIEKLKRSGDIFEPKPGSIQRL
- a CDS encoding TATA-box-binding protein, whose amino-acid sequence is MEKKDIKVVNIVVSSSLKHEIPLEKMAATLSNTEYNPEQFPGLVIRIKDPKTSALIFSSGNIVCTGARSMDKVDASIKKIIKSLEKIGIKITITPEVTIQNIVASGSIGADLNLNDLAMKLKNTEYEPEQFPGLVYKLPEMRATFLLFSNGKIVCTGTKSEEQVDKACDKLIENLKGLVKQKKK